Genomic segment of Anaerobacillus alkaliphilus:
GTAAATGGCTTCAATGATGGAACGTTCCGTCCAAACGAACCAATTACAAGAGCTCAAATGGCTGTAGTGTTGCAAAACGTGTATCAAAAACAGAATAAGTAGAGAAGAGGAGTTGAAGTGTATGAGATTTCAACTCCTTTTTATTACATCGTTAGTTTTTGATCTAAATCTAACTCGGTAATTACTTTGTATGTTTGTTTCGAAACTTCATCATTAATTTCCCTGTGTTTTTTACTAGCTATGTATTGGGTTTGGCAGTTTGTACAAGTAAGTAAATAGACGGAACGAGCAGAATTTGTTTTTCTAGTGGAATACCCCGTCGTAATTCTTCGTTCTTTTATATAACTCTTGAGCTCTGCTTCCTTTTTGTTAGCCGCTAGCCGAATTAAGTTTTTGGTTTCTTCTCCGTATCCATCCTTCACCTTATAAAGCAGATCCTCAATAAAAAAGCCTTTATTACAACGCTTACATTTCGTTTGGCCGACTCTGACAAACAATGGGATCATAATACTTCCTAAAAGAAAAAGTAATAGCTCCATCCTAAAAATACGTAAATATTGGTTAGTGAGAATTGAATTTCCAAACATATTCTTTAATACTATGTATTGGGTTGTCATAATAATAATTAATGAAAGAGCACCTATGATCAGACCTACTATAAGATGCTTCTTAGTAAAGGATCGATCTCTACGAAAGATGAGATAGTAATAGCCTATTGAAGACACGAGACCTAAAATGAAATATTCATAATGAAAAAAAGCGAGTCCAAATTCAGAAACAATAGGGATCCCCATGATGAACGCTAAAAGAATGCTTGCTACTACTGAGAGTAATGCAAAAATATAAGGCACTAAATTATTCCTCCTTATTTAAACCTATGTAGTAATTCGTTTTTCGAGAGGTAATTCCTCTTTTTTGGAGAAAATCAGTTGAATTTCCATATAACTGGTAGGTTGTGTTGGATAAAATGACTAGATGTTACTAAATTTTAGATTACGAGGACACCAGTTCCATTATTTTTGCGGAAACGGCAGTTACTGAAAATAAGAGGACGTACGTTCTGGTATTTTGTTGTTTTTCGGCATTTTGGGGCTAAATATAGGTAATAACGGAACCAGTGGCCGCGAAAATCAGAAAATGGCCTTTTTGCTTAAAATAACGGAATCTATCTCCTCGAACAAGATGAAGGGGTGAAACAATGACTATTAAAGCATTCCAAATCTATAACATGATCGTATTAATCATCTTGTTATTCTTAAATTTTTTCGTGCTATTTGCCTTTGGGATAGGGGAGAGTAAACTTACTATTACCGATTGGTTTCCTATCATACTTTCATTTATTTTATGGGGAATATTTTACTTTATTCAGTTTACCCGTTCCAATACAATATGGAGAGTTTTTTGGTTTGGGATTATGGTTGTTGTCCTATACTTCTGGGAAACCGGTCTTGGGGCAGCGATTGGAACTATGATAAGAGTTTGAGAGAAAATATTATAGCTCCCTGACAGAAACATTCTGTCAGGGTGATTTCATTTGCCTAGATTAGCTTTTATAGTTTCGTAGTTTCTACCATTTTTTACAATTGCAAGTAGCTGTTCCGCCATGTAATTGGGGCTGTATGTAAAGCCACCGTTGACCCATTCCATGATCATACCAAAAATGGCATAAGAATGATAACTAGCAATTAACTCTTTGTTTATGTTTCCGTTAGGAATTAAGTCAGTTAGATCATTCAAAATTAGTTCTTTTAGAATATGACAAATTTTATTTTGAAATCCAGTCAATGCATTTGAATGGACGATAAGAGTGTAAAAATTCGCGTATTTATGAACATGATCAAAAACTTTGACCGCATTAGAATTAAGTTGATTTAGTTCAACTTTATCTTTGTCCTTATATGGTTCACGATAGGAGGCGATTAAGTCAGTTGTAACGTCATCAATAATTTCATCAAGGATATTTTCTTTATATTGATAATGCTTATAAAAAGTTCCCCGATTTAATTGAGCATACTCAACGATATCCTTAACCGTAATTTCTTTAAAATCTTTGGTTTTCATTAGGGAAATCAATGCTTCTTTTAAGGCATTTTTGGACTTTACTATCCGCCGGTCTATATAATTAATTTTCTCAGACATTTTTCACCCCAAATGTACATTATTAAAAGTTAATGATTAATTAATGCTGATAATGTTTGTTAATAGACATTACTCTCACTTTTTGTTGATTGTTCATAAGTTTGTCATAATTTATACTAATAAATAATAAGAAATTAATCAACACATGTTCATTATCTTCAATCAAACTAGTTTCATAGTATTGAGGTATTTTGTAAGGGGTATCATATTAATTAGGGGGTTTTACTATGCAAGTTTCAAACAAAGTAATAGTAGTAACAGGTGGTGGAGGGGGGATCGGACGTGAATTAGTTCATACCCTACTTTCAAAAGGTGCAAGTGTCGCTGCGGTTGATATTAACAAAGAAGCACTGGAGGAAACAGTAAATTTAGCAGGGAATAAAAGAGACAAGCTCTCGACACACATTGTGAATTTAACAGATAGAGACGCAGTGGAGGCCTTACCAGAGCAAGTGATTTCTCACCATGGGGCGGTTGATGGAATTATTAATAATGCTGGTATCATCCAACCGTTTGTTGACATTAAGGATCTTGATTATGACAAAATTAAATTAGTCATGGATATTAATTTCTATGGCACCATTTACATGACGAAGTCCTTCCTACCGTATCTGTTGGAAAGACCAGTGGCACACATTACAAATGTATCTAGTATGGGAGGATTTTTACCAGTTCCTGGACAATCGGTTTATGGTGCTTCAAAAGCTGCAGTTAAACTATTTACGGAAGGTCTACATTCAGAATTGAAGGATACAAATGTGAAAGTAACTGTCGTTTTTCCTGGCGGAGTTAGTACGAATATCATGAAAAATTCTGGGGCAGAGCGTACAAGAAAGTCGGACGACAAGAAGGACCAGTCTCATAAACTCCTTACGCCAAAAGAAGCTGCAGAAATTATTATCAAAGGCATGGAAAATGATGAATTTAGAGTATTGGCTGGGAAAGACTCGAAATTGATGGACTTCATCTGTCGGTTAAATCCGAAAAAAGCAGCTGAGTTAATTGCTAAAAAGTTAAAAAACTAGAATTTAGGGGGAAAGAGGACGTTCAACGTTCCTAAAAGATTCCGTTGCCCATAATAGAATGCTCTTCCAAATGTCCATATACTCCAGAAGGTGTATATGGACATTTTTATCTATATGCATCTATTTAAAGGAATTTAGGTTTCATTTACAAAAAATCGTTTCTGTATATGTTAAAATATGTATATCATAACATAGTTTATTGAACAAACATCTATTAAAAAGGATAATATGTCTAGAGATAGGAGAGGGGTTATAGAAGAGATGATTTCTTTAAGAAATGTTCAAGCTACAGATTTAGAACAATTGTTAATGATTGAGAATGAGGGTTTTTCAATAGAAGAAGCTGCCACAAAAGAAGCTTTTGTGGAGAGGATACAGTTAATTCCTGATACATTTATTGTCGCGGAGAAGGAAGGGGAAATCCTTGGTTATATTAATGGTCCAATCATTAATCATTCTTACATAACCGATGACCTTTTTGAAAAGATCAAAGTAAATCCGAGCAGAGGAAGATTTCAGAGTGTTTTAGGATTGGCTGTGTCCAAACAAGCTAGAAATCAAGGGATTGCAAAGCTTCTGATTGGAAAATTAGAAGAGCTCGTAGAAGAAAATAAACGAGAAGGAATTACGCTAACGTGTAAACAGGATTTAGTTTCTTTTTATGAAAAATTTGAATTTGTTAACCATGGCTTGTCCGAGTCACAACATGGAGGAGTCTGTTGGTACAACATGGTTAAGTTATTGAAGTAACAACGATAAATTGTTTTGGCTGATATATATTGGTTTAAATCCTAACCTAATTTTCACTAAAGATAAAGGGTGATTATAATGTTCTTGAAAAAGATTAGCATGATGCGTGAGGAAGTGCCTTCTTTCGAACGATTTCCTTTTTCAATACCGTCGCTTAACAAGCTGGAAGAAATCAACTTGAGTAGTAATGTAACCTTCTTCGTAGGAGAAAATGGCTCGGGCAAATCGACTCTTCTAGAAGCGGTTGCAGATAAATGCGAATTTAACACAGCTGGAGGCGGACG
This window contains:
- a CDS encoding TetR/AcrR family transcriptional regulator yields the protein MSEKINYIDRRIVKSKNALKEALISLMKTKDFKEITVKDIVEYAQLNRGTFYKHYQYKENILDEIIDDVTTDLIASYREPYKDKDKVELNQLNSNAVKVFDHVHKYANFYTLIVHSNALTGFQNKICHILKELILNDLTDLIPNGNINKELIASYHSYAIFGMIMEWVNGGFTYSPNYMAEQLLAIVKNGRNYETIKANLGK
- a CDS encoding SDR family NAD(P)-dependent oxidoreductase; protein product: MQVSNKVIVVTGGGGGIGRELVHTLLSKGASVAAVDINKEALEETVNLAGNKRDKLSTHIVNLTDRDAVEALPEQVISHHGAVDGIINNAGIIQPFVDIKDLDYDKIKLVMDINFYGTIYMTKSFLPYLLERPVAHITNVSSMGGFLPVPGQSVYGASKAAVKLFTEGLHSELKDTNVKVTVVFPGGVSTNIMKNSGAERTRKSDDKKDQSHKLLTPKEAAEIIIKGMENDEFRVLAGKDSKLMDFICRLNPKKAAELIAKKLKN
- a CDS encoding GNAT family N-acetyltransferase, whose protein sequence is MISLRNVQATDLEQLLMIENEGFSIEEAATKEAFVERIQLIPDTFIVAEKEGEILGYINGPIINHSYITDDLFEKIKVNPSRGRFQSVLGLAVSKQARNQGIAKLLIGKLEELVEENKREGITLTCKQDLVSFYEKFEFVNHGLSESQHGGVCWYNMVKLLK